The Cutaneotrichosporon cavernicola HIS019 DNA, chromosome: 3 region TCAGGTCGTGTTGGttggcaagggcgacgaggtcgggtctctggaggtggaggcacGCCATGCGGAGCGTGGTCCACAGCGCCTCAGACGTCACGCCCTTGGTGTAGTCGCCGGTCGAGTCGGCTCCGTATCCCTCAGTCACGTCTGAGTGCTGCAGGCGAAtcgcgtcgacgatgcACTGCGCCGCGAGACGGTACTGCGCGAGGTTGATGTACGAGATGCCGAGGTTGAATTGCGCCCGCACAAAGTTGGGGTGGAGGCCCAGGGCGCGGTGGTAGAACTTGATGGCTTCGTGGGAGCGGCCCGAGTTGGCCAGCGTCGCACCGAGGCGGTTGTGCAGCACCCAGTCATCTGGGCGGGCCTCCAGTGCGGCCGTGAAGCAGTCCTCAGCCTTGGCGTAGTCCTCGCTCGCGTTGAACAGGACACCCAGGGCAACCTGgacatcgacgtcgaggtcgtcgggACGCTGACGCGCAATGTCGATGAGGCGGTTGACGatgcgcgtcgcgcgctgGTCGCGGCTCTCACCCATCGTCTCTGTCGCACCACCTGGTTGCGTGAGGTTGAGCCagtgctcgagcgcgtcgtgcgcacggtcgtccttgccctcgttgGTGTACGAaaccgcgagcgcgagccaCGCAGCGCGCGTTTCCGGCtgcagctcgacggcgcggtGCAGCGCGCGAATGGCCGCGTCCTCTCTTTCGTTCTCCTGCTGCTTCAGACCGAGAGCGAGCCACGCCGATGCATCGCGTGGTTCCTGCTGCACGGCAGCCTCTAGCTCGAGCACACCCTGGGCGTTAGCAAGGTTTTGGGGAAGAGCCGGTCAGGGATCTCGGAATGTTCGGCCCACGCGGGTGGCCGATAGCCGCTACCGCCGAGATGTGCGGAGGtggccgcgacgacgttgCCAACCTGCGGGTAGACTCGCACTCACCATTGTAGTTGGAGACAGCTCGCGCACGATCGGTGCGCCCATCGCGTATGGGTTGGCCTGGTGGAAGAGGTACGGCTGCGGCGCCGTGTCCTGGTCGTACCATGATGCGGTGAGTTCGTCCCAGCCCTCGCGGTCCGACGTCGTTTGCCCCGTCTGCTCAGCGATTTGCGGCATCCGTCCGTTGTACTGCATGAACGCCTCGTCGTTAAAGTCGTCGGTTaagtcctcctcccatgacgtcgaggcgccaGGCACGGCCGTGGCTGTCATGTTttgcgcctcctccagagTGGATGGTACAGCGCTCACGAAAGTGGGTTCGTCAAAGTGCACACTCTTGCGTCGTCGCAGGCCCGTCACGTCGTCGTTCATGGTGAGAGCCGTCTGGAAGTCAGCGAAGGGCCTTGCAGTCTCCCTCGCGCTAGAATGCACCTGGAATTCGCCGGTCGCCGTTGCAGCTTGCTGCATCGTCTGTGGCGCCGAGCCACTGTCAAGGAATGCGCTCGCCcagtcgccgccgccattTGAGTCGACAAACTTGGCaccctcgcccacctccgTGCCCTCCTTGGCAGCGCTCGAGCCCTCCtgcaccaccaccgaccCGTCGCCAAGCCCACGGAGCAGTCGTACGAACTGGCTCTCAGCGAGCTTCTGATTctggccgagctcctccttgtcgagctggtCAACGAGGGCCTGTGCTGTGCGCGCAAGCTCATCATGTGGCCGCTCGCCCTGTCGTGGCTGTTCCTGCTGCTGAGCTGGTTCCTGGGGCACCTGCGTGGGTGGAAGGGGCACGGCTTTCTGGGGCGCTGGATGCATGAGCGTTGGCGGCTGCTGGTACACTGGCTGCGGCTGGTACATCGGCATCTGAGGCATCATAGGCATCCCCATATTCCCCATGTACCGGGGTTCGGCAAACGCCGGGCCGCGCTGCCAGGGCGCCGCTTGcggttgctgctgctgtgcCGGAGACGCGGACTGTTGGCGCCCAAACTCGTTGCCCCATAGGCCGTCCACAGCGCGTGACTTGCCCTTGGAGTCGAAGCCTTCTGCCCAGCGCGCAGGCGCCTGTGCCTGTGCTGGTTGCATCTGCATGGTTGGACCTGTATGCACAGGCCCTGCCTGGGCAGGCAGGTGCGAGCGAAGTTGGGAGAGGTCGAAAGAGGGCtgcgcttgcgcagctGGTCCTGCTGGTGCACCCGGGCGCGTGCGGAACTGTGGTGTGAGCATGTGGTCCGCTCGTCCGACCACACCGGAGCTAGGTGGGTGGGGGTCGATGGCGTGCGATGCATTTCGAACTTACTGCACTGGGGCCGGCGCTGGGTCCAGCTTGATGTTGAGCAGCATAGCGGTCCTATGTGGGTTAGCAGTGGTTCGAGCGATCAGAAGCGGGACGTACACGTTGGAGGCCGTAGTCGCGGTCGACACGTGATGACACATCCTTGAGGGCGCTCGTGGGACCGCACTCCACCCCGCCGGCGATGAAGTTGGACATGGTGTGGTGATTGTTGAAAAGAGCAAGGGAAGAGAGGTGTTCCTGTGTGCGCAGTGCGTGTGCTTGCGCGCTTTTGAGAAGGAAAGAGAAGGGGGAGAGATGAATAGTgtgaagaagaagatgaACCAAGTTGAAGAAGGGCCGTTGACG contains the following coding sequences:
- a CDS encoding uncharacterized protein (Tetratricopeptide repeats) — its product is MSNFIAGGVECGPTSALKDVSSRVDRDYGLQRDRYAAQHQAGPSAGPSAFRTRPGAPAGPAAQAQPSFDLSQLRSHLPAQAGPVHTGPTMQMQPAQAQAPARWAEGFDSKGKSRAVDGLWGNEFGRQQSASPAQQQQPQAAPWQRGPAFAEPRYMGNMGMPMMPQMPMYQPQPVYQQPPTLMHPAPQKAVPLPPTQVPQEPAQQQEQPRQGERPHDELARTAQALVDQLDKEELGQNQKLAESQFVRLLRGLGDGSVVVQEGSSAAKEGTEVGEGAKFVDSNGGGDWASAFLDSGSAPQTMQQAATATGEFQTALTMNDDVTGLRRRKSVHFDEPTFVSAVPSTLEEAQNMTATAVPGASTSWEEDLTDDFNDEAFMQYNGRMPQIAEQTGQTTSDREGWDELTASWYDQDTAPQPYLFHQANPYAMGAPIVRELSPTTMGVLELEAAVQQEPRDASAWLALGLKQQENEREDAAIRALHRAVELQPETRAAWLALAVSYTNEGKDDRAHDALEHWLNLTQPGGATETMGESRDQRATRIVNRLIDIARQRPDDLDVDVQVALGVLFNASEDYAKAEDCFTAALEARPDDWVLHNRLGATLANSGRSHEAIKFYHRALGLHPNFVRAQFNLGISYINLAQYRLAAQCIVDAIRLQHSDVTEGYGADSTGDYTKGVTSEALWTTLRMACLHLQRPDLVALANQHDLSGFPLEL